The proteins below are encoded in one region of Tsuneonella sp. CC-YZS046:
- the rplV gene encoding 50S ribosomal protein L22: protein MSKQKAPRRVADNEALAVGTTIRGSAQKLNLVAALIRGKKAEDALNILTFSKRAMAQDAKKVLASAIANAENNHNLDVDALVVAEASVGKSITMKRFHTRGRGKSTRILKPFSRLRIVVREVEEA, encoded by the coding sequence ATGAGCAAGCAGAAAGCTCCGCGTCGCGTCGCCGATAACGAGGCGCTTGCGGTCGGCACCACGATCCGTGGTTCGGCGCAGAAGCTGAATCTCGTCGCTGCCCTGATCCGTGGCAAGAAGGCCGAAGATGCGTTGAACATCCTGACCTTCTCGAAGCGCGCGATGGCCCAGGACGCGAAGAAGGTTCTCGCCTCCGCGATCGCCAATGCGGAAAACAACCACAATCTCGACGTCGATGCGCTGGTCGTTGCAGAAGCCAGTGTCGGCAAGTCGATCACCATGAAGCGTTTCCACACGCGCGGCCGTGGCAAGTCCACGCGCATCCTGAAGCCTTTCAGCCGGCTGCGCATCGTGGTCCGCGAAGTCGAGGAGGCCTGA
- the rpsM gene encoding 30S ribosomal protein S13: MARIAGVNIPTNKRVIVALTYIHGIGPAAAKKIADKLGIDHSRRVQDLSDAEVLQIREAIDADHVVEGDLRRETAMNIKRLMDLACYRGLRHRKGLPVRGQRTHTNARTRKGKAKPIAGKKK; the protein is encoded by the coding sequence GTGGCTCGTATTGCCGGGGTAAATATCCCCACCAACAAGCGCGTGATTGTCGCGCTCACCTATATTCATGGAATCGGTCCGGCCGCCGCGAAGAAGATCGCGGACAAGCTGGGCATTGACCACAGCCGCCGCGTTCAGGATCTGTCCGACGCGGAAGTGCTGCAGATCCGTGAAGCCATTGACGCCGATCATGTCGTCGAAGGCGACCTTCGCCGTGAAACCGCGATGAACATCAAGCGCCTGATGGACCTGGCCTGCTATCGCGGCCTGCGTCATCGCAAGGGCTTGCCTGTTCGTGGACAGCGCACTCACACCAATGCCCGCACCCGCAAGGGCAAGGCGAAGCCGATCGCCGGCAAGAAGAAGTAA
- the rplX gene encoding 50S ribosomal protein L24 produces the protein MAAAKIRKGDSVVVLSGKDKGRTGTVVQVLPKDGKVVVDGVNIAARHRKPSQLNPQGGIDRAPAPLAISKVALADPKDGKPTRVRFEVKDGRKTRVAVKSGETIDG, from the coding sequence ATGGCTGCCGCGAAGATCAGGAAGGGTGACAGCGTCGTCGTCCTGTCCGGCAAGGACAAGGGCCGCACCGGGACGGTGGTTCAGGTGCTGCCCAAGGATGGCAAGGTGGTGGTCGATGGCGTGAACATCGCCGCCCGTCACCGCAAGCCGAGCCAGCTCAATCCACAGGGCGGCATCGACCGCGCGCCCGCTCCGCTCGCGATCTCCAAGGTCGCGCTGGCCGATCCCAAGGACGGCAAGCCCACCCGCGTGCGGTTCGAGGTGAAGGACGGCAGGAAGACCCGTGTCGCCGTGAAGTCCGGGGAGACGATCGATGGCTGA
- the rpsN gene encoding 30S ribosomal protein S14 has product MAKLSSINKNERRKKLVKKYAGKYAKLKAIADDKSLDESERLIARLKLAEIPRNANPTRVRNRCTTTGRPRAYYRKFGLCRIELRDLANKGLIPGVTKSSW; this is encoded by the coding sequence ATGGCGAAACTGAGTTCCATCAACAAGAACGAGCGTCGCAAGAAGCTTGTGAAGAAGTATGCGGGCAAGTACGCGAAGCTCAAGGCGATCGCGGACGACAAGTCGCTCGATGAAAGCGAGCGTCTGATCGCGCGCCTCAAGCTGGCGGAAATCCCGCGCAACGCTAACCCGACCCGGGTGCGCAATCGCTGCACCACCACCGGCCGTCCGCGTGCCTATTATCGCAAGTTCGGGCTTTGCCGTATCGAACTTAGGGATCTCGCCAACAAGGGCTTGATTCCGGGCGTGACCAAGTCGAGCTGGTAA
- the rpsK gene encoding 30S ribosomal protein S11 codes for MAREPQRIKRRERKNITSGVAHVNASFNNTMITITDAQGNAISWSSAGMMGFKGSRKSTPYAAQVAADDAGKKAAEHGVRTLEVEVKGPGSGRESALRALQAVGFTITSIRDVTPIPHNGVRPSKRRRV; via the coding sequence ATGGCACGCGAACCCCAGCGCATCAAAAGGCGGGAACGCAAGAACATCACCAGCGGCGTCGCCCATGTGAACGCCAGCTTCAATAATACCATGATTACCATCACCGACGCCCAGGGCAATGCGATCAGCTGGTCCTCGGCGGGGATGATGGGCTTCAAGGGCAGCCGCAAGTCCACTCCCTATGCCGCGCAGGTCGCGGCCGACGATGCTGGCAAGAAGGCCGCTGAACATGGCGTCCGCACTCTTGAAGTCGAAGTAAAGGGACCGGGGTCCGGCCGTGAAAGCGCGTTGCGCGCGCTGCAGGCGGTCGGTTTCACCATCACCTCGATCCGGGACGTTACGCCGATCCCGCATAACGGGGTGCGGCCTTCCAAGCGTCGCCGCGTTTAA
- the rplN gene encoding 50S ribosomal protein L14 yields MIQMQSNLDVADNSGAKRVQCIKVLGGSKRRTAGVGDVIVVSVKEAQPRARVKKGDVHRAVIVRTRKDVRRPDGSVIRFDSNAAVLVNKNEEPIGTRIFGPVVRELRSKGFMKIISLAPEVL; encoded by the coding sequence ATGATCCAGATGCAATCCAACCTCGACGTCGCGGACAACAGCGGCGCGAAGCGCGTCCAGTGCATCAAGGTGCTGGGCGGCTCCAAGCGCCGCACCGCCGGCGTCGGCGACGTGATCGTCGTCTCCGTCAAGGAGGCGCAGCCCCGCGCTCGCGTGAAGAAGGGCGACGTTCACCGCGCGGTTATCGTGCGCACCCGCAAGGACGTTCGCCGTCCCGACGGAAGCGTCATCCGCTTCGACAGCAATGCCGCGGTTCTCGTCAACAAGAACGAGGAGCCGATCGGCACCCGTATCTTCGGCCCGGTGGTTCGCGAGCTGCGTTCCAAGGGCTTCATGAAGATCATCTCGCTCGCTCCGGAGGTGCTGTGA
- the rplO gene encoding 50S ribosomal protein L15, whose translation MKLNDLRDNAGARKGRMRVGRGIGSGKGKTAGRGQKGAKSRSGVSVNGFEGGQMPLHMRIPKRGFNNPFAKDYAEVNLGMIQKFIDAGKLDAGKLIDHEALQAAGLARGGKDGVRLLAKGELKAKASFKVAGASKSAVAAVEKAGGSVEVTVPAKAEAAE comes from the coding sequence ATGAAACTCAATGATCTGCGGGATAATGCCGGTGCCCGGAAGGGCCGCATGCGTGTGGGCCGTGGTATCGGTTCGGGCAAGGGCAAGACCGCTGGCCGCGGCCAGAAGGGCGCCAAGTCCCGTTCGGGCGTGAGCGTCAATGGCTTCGAAGGTGGCCAGATGCCGCTGCACATGCGGATTCCGAAGCGTGGCTTCAACAATCCGTTCGCCAAGGACTACGCCGAGGTGAACCTTGGCATGATCCAGAAGTTCATCGACGCGGGCAAGCTCGATGCCGGCAAGCTGATCGACCATGAAGCACTGCAGGCCGCGGGCCTGGCTCGTGGCGGCAAGGACGGCGTTCGTCTGCTCGCCAAGGGTGAACTGAAGGCCAAGGCCAGCTTCAAGGTGGCCGGGGCCAGCAAGTCCGCGGTTGCCGCGGTCGAGAAGGCTGGCGGTTCGGTCGAGGTCACTGTGCCTGCGAAGGCTGAAGCGGCAGAATAA
- the rplF gene encoding 50S ribosomal protein L6, with translation MSRIGKKPVTIPSGVTADIADGTLTVKGPKGTLTLSLADDVTYEIGEGSISVQPANDTKRARSFWGMQRTLVQNLVTGVTDGYTKVLEITGVGYRANAQGKTLKLQLGYSHDVDFPVPEGIEVKTPDNTTVEISGIDKQKVGQVAAEIRRWRKPEPYKGKGIKYRGEYIFRKEGKKK, from the coding sequence ATGAGCCGCATCGGCAAAAAGCCGGTTACCATCCCGAGCGGCGTCACCGCCGATATCGCGGATGGAACCCTCACCGTGAAAGGCCCGAAGGGCACTCTCACGCTGAGCCTCGCAGATGACGTGACCTACGAGATCGGCGAAGGCAGCATTTCGGTGCAGCCCGCCAACGACACCAAGCGCGCCCGCTCCTTCTGGGGCATGCAGCGCACGCTGGTGCAGAACCTCGTGACGGGCGTGACGGACGGTTACACCAAGGTCCTTGAGATCACCGGCGTCGGTTATCGCGCCAATGCCCAGGGCAAGACCCTGAAGCTGCAGCTCGGTTACAGCCATGATGTCGATTTTCCCGTGCCGGAAGGCATTGAGGTGAAGACGCCGGACAACACCACCGTCGAGATCAGCGGGATCGACAAGCAGAAGGTCGGTCAGGTCGCTGCGGAAATCCGTCGCTGGCGCAAGCCCGAGCCTTACAAGGGCAAGGGCATCAAGTATCGCGGCGAGTATATCTTCCGCAAGGAAGGGAAGAAGAAGTAA
- the rpsH gene encoding 30S ribosomal protein S8 codes for MAMTDPLGDMLTRIRNGQQAKKDSVLTPASKLRANVLEVLQREGYIRGYSEDLTGKHKTLRIELKYFEGEPAIKHVARVSKPGRRVYSGSKELPIVRNGLGITIVSTPRGVLSDAEARAHNVGGEVLAEVF; via the coding sequence ATGGCGATGACCGATCCCCTGGGTGATATGCTCACCCGTATCCGCAACGGCCAGCAGGCGAAGAAGGATTCCGTCCTTACGCCGGCTTCCAAGCTGCGTGCCAACGTGCTCGAGGTTCTCCAGCGCGAAGGTTACATTCGCGGCTACAGCGAAGACCTGACCGGCAAGCACAAGACGCTGCGGATCGAACTGAAGTATTTCGAAGGCGAGCCGGCGATCAAGCATGTCGCTCGCGTCTCCAAGCCCGGCCGTCGGGTCTATTCGGGCAGCAAGGAGCTCCCGATCGTGCGCAACGGCCTGGGCATCACCATCGTGTCGACGCCGCGCGGCGTGCTTTCGGATGCCGAAGCGCGCGCCCACAACGTCGGCGGCGAAGTGCTGGCGGAGGTGTTCTGA
- the rpsS gene encoding 30S ribosomal protein S19, with the protein MARSVWKGPFVDLHLLKKAEDAQDLGGRAPIKTWSRRSTILPQFVGLTFSVYNGQKFIPVSVNEDMVGHKLGEFAPTRNFPGHAADKKGKR; encoded by the coding sequence ATGGCTCGTTCCGTCTGGAAAGGCCCGTTCGTCGACCTTCACCTTCTCAAGAAGGCGGAAGACGCTCAGGATTTGGGTGGCCGCGCGCCGATCAAGACCTGGTCGCGCCGTTCGACGATCCTGCCGCAGTTCGTCGGCCTGACGTTCAGTGTCTACAACGGCCAGAAGTTCATTCCGGTCTCCGTCAATGAAGACATGGTCGGCCACAAGCTGGGCGAGTTCGCGCCGACGCGCAACTTCCCCGGCCACGCCGCCGACAAGAAGGGTAAGCGCTGA
- the rplP gene encoding 50S ribosomal protein L16 → MLQPKKTKFRKAFKGRIHGNAKGGTSLNFGSYGLKAMEPERITARQIEAARRAITRHIKRQGRLWIRVFPDVPVSKKPAEVRQGKGKGSIEYWAARVKPGRILFELDGVPGPLAAVAFERAAMKLPIKTKVVARLGDSSHLGGE, encoded by the coding sequence ATGCTGCAACCGAAGAAAACCAAGTTCCGGAAGGCCTTCAAGGGCCGCATCCATGGCAATGCCAAGGGTGGCACCAGCCTGAACTTCGGCTCCTATGGGCTGAAGGCGATGGAGCCGGAGCGCATCACCGCGCGCCAGATCGAAGCTGCTCGCCGCGCCATCACCCGCCATATCAAGCGCCAGGGTCGCTTGTGGATTCGCGTTTTCCCGGACGTGCCGGTTTCCAAGAAGCCCGCCGAAGTCCGTCAGGGCAAGGGCAAGGGCTCGATTGAATACTGGGCCGCCCGCGTGAAGCCGGGCCGCATCCTGTTCGAGCTTGATGGCGTGCCTGGTCCGCTGGCTGCCGTGGCGTTCGAGCGCGCCGCGATGAAGCTGCCGATCAAGACCAAGGTGGTTGCCCGTCTCGGCGACTCCTCGCACCTGGGAGGTGAATGA
- a CDS encoding adenylate kinase, which yields MNIILLGPPGAGKGTQAQRLVDRHGMRQLSTGDMLRAAVKAETPVGLQAKAVMERGELVSDEIVSALIDAELTALGASAGVIFDGYPRTVAQAESLDAILASHDRSLDYVVELDVDEDALVERITGRFSCATCGKGYHDKFEQPAQPGTCDKCGGHDFKRRPDDNEETVRTRMAEYRAKTAPILPFYEARGIVRRIDGMADIDAVTASLESIVAGAPV from the coding sequence GTGAATATCATTCTTCTTGGGCCGCCGGGGGCAGGCAAGGGCACTCAGGCGCAGCGTCTGGTGGACCGTCACGGTATGCGCCAATTGTCGACCGGCGACATGCTGCGCGCCGCGGTCAAGGCGGAGACTCCGGTCGGGCTTCAGGCCAAGGCGGTGATGGAGCGGGGCGAACTCGTTTCCGACGAGATCGTTTCGGCCCTGATCGACGCCGAACTGACTGCGCTGGGCGCTTCGGCAGGCGTGATCTTCGACGGCTATCCCCGCACGGTGGCGCAGGCGGAATCGCTCGATGCGATCCTCGCCAGTCACGACCGCTCGCTCGACTACGTCGTCGAACTCGATGTGGATGAGGATGCGCTGGTGGAGCGCATCACCGGCCGTTTCAGCTGTGCGACCTGCGGCAAGGGCTATCACGACAAGTTCGAGCAACCGGCGCAGCCCGGCACTTGCGACAAGTGCGGCGGGCATGATTTCAAGCGGCGGCCCGACGATAACGAAGAAACCGTCCGCACCCGCATGGCCGAATACCGTGCCAAGACCGCGCCGATCCTGCCCTTCTACGAGGCGCGCGGGATCGTCCGCCGGATCGACGGGATGGCCGATATCGACGCAGTGACGGCGTCGCTCGAAAGCATTGTCGCCGGGGCTCCTGTTTGA
- the rplR gene encoding 50S ribosomal protein L18: protein MAKLSLFERRRRRVRTALKARGGVRPRLSVHRSGKHIYAQIIDDAQGRTLAAASTLGGKSTGANVDAAVQVGKDIAEAAKKAGVTTVVFDRGGFLFHGRVKALADAAREGGLEF from the coding sequence ATGGCCAAGCTTTCCCTTTTCGAACGTCGCCGGCGCCGTGTTCGCACGGCGTTGAAGGCTCGCGGCGGTGTGCGCCCGCGTTTGTCCGTCCACCGCTCGGGCAAGCATATCTATGCGCAGATCATCGACGATGCGCAGGGGCGGACCCTTGCCGCTGCGTCCACGCTGGGCGGCAAGTCCACCGGCGCGAATGTCGATGCGGCCGTGCAGGTAGGCAAGGACATTGCCGAGGCTGCCAAGAAGGCGGGCGTGACCACCGTCGTGTTCGATCGCGGCGGCTTTCTGTTCCATGGCCGCGTGAAGGCGCTGGCTGACGCCGCTCGCGAAGGCGGGCTGGAGTTCTGA
- the rplE gene encoding 50S ribosomal protein L5 — MADKYTPRLRHRYDDEIVKAMTEKFGYNNRFEVPKLEKITLNMGVGEASQDKKKVQTAAEEMELISGQKPVITKARKSIAQFKLREGMPIGCKVTLRRERMYEFLDRLVTIAMPRIRDFRGLNPKSFDGRGNYAMGIKEQIIFPEISYDKIEKVRGMDIIVTTTAKTDEEARELLRLFGFPFPAEQEEKEAA, encoded by the coding sequence ATGGCTGACAAATACACTCCGCGCCTTCGTCATCGCTATGACGACGAGATCGTCAAGGCGATGACCGAGAAGTTCGGTTACAACAACCGCTTCGAAGTTCCGAAGCTGGAAAAGATCACGCTGAACATGGGCGTGGGCGAGGCCAGCCAGGACAAGAAGAAGGTCCAGACCGCAGCCGAGGAAATGGAGCTGATTTCCGGCCAGAAGCCGGTAATCACCAAGGCTCGCAAGTCGATCGCGCAGTTCAAGCTGCGTGAAGGCATGCCGATCGGCTGCAAGGTCACCCTGCGCCGTGAGCGCATGTATGAATTTCTCGATCGCCTGGTCACGATTGCCATGCCCCGTATCCGCGACTTCCGCGGTTTGAACCCGAAGAGCTTCGACGGTCGCGGCAATTATGCGATGGGCATCAAGGAGCAGATCATCTTTCCGGAGATCAGCTACGACAAGATCGAGAAGGTTCGCGGGATGGACATCATTGTGACCACCACCGCGAAGACCGATGAAGAGGCCCGCGAATTGCTGCGCCTGTTTGGTTTCCCGTTCCCTGCCGAGCAGGAAGAGAAGGAAGCGGCGTGA
- the secY gene encoding preprotein translocase subunit SecY codes for MASRADNLASNLSLANFSKATELKKRIWFTVGALIIFRFLSFVPLPGVNPLVLESLYNQTRGGILDIFNAFSGGSLERMSLIALGVMPYITSSIVVQLAASLHPSLMALKKEGESGRKKLNQYTRYGAVFLTIVQGWFLASGLEAYGAQSGLQAVVQPGYMFRVGAVISLVGGTMFLLWLGEQITSRGIGNGVSLIIMAGIVAQFPTFIANLFEGGRSGSISTFVIVGLVLMIVGLILFIAFMERAQRRVLIQYPKRASQRGMMQADRSHLPLKLNTAGVIPPIFASSLLLLPLTITQFAGNSVSPDSTTGSFIVLLNQYLQHGQPIYMALYAAGIIFFTFFYTAVVFNPEETADNLKKNGGFVPGIRPGKNTSDYLDYVLTRITVIGAAYLTLVCVIPEYMIAQTGVQLFLGGTSLLIVVNVTVDTITQIQSHLLAHQYGDLIKKAKLKGRLR; via the coding sequence ATGGCATCACGCGCGGACAATCTTGCGAGCAATCTGAGTCTCGCCAATTTCTCCAAGGCTACGGAGCTCAAGAAGCGCATCTGGTTCACGGTGGGCGCGCTCATCATTTTCCGCTTCCTCAGCTTCGTGCCGCTGCCTGGCGTTAATCCGCTGGTGCTGGAATCGCTCTACAACCAGACCAGGGGCGGCATCCTCGATATCTTCAATGCGTTTTCGGGCGGCAGCCTGGAGCGCATGAGCCTCATCGCGCTGGGCGTGATGCCCTATATCACCTCGTCCATCGTGGTGCAGCTGGCGGCGTCCCTGCATCCGTCGCTGATGGCCCTCAAGAAAGAGGGCGAGAGCGGGCGCAAGAAGCTCAACCAGTATACCCGCTACGGCGCGGTGTTCCTCACCATCGTCCAGGGATGGTTCCTGGCGTCGGGGCTTGAGGCATATGGCGCGCAGAGCGGGCTGCAGGCCGTGGTCCAGCCGGGCTACATGTTCCGCGTCGGCGCGGTGATAAGCCTTGTCGGCGGCACCATGTTCCTCCTCTGGCTGGGTGAGCAGATCACCAGCCGGGGCATCGGCAACGGCGTGTCGCTGATTATCATGGCCGGCATCGTCGCCCAGTTCCCGACATTCATCGCCAATCTTTTCGAAGGCGGCCGTTCCGGCTCGATCAGCACTTTCGTGATCGTGGGCCTGGTGCTCATGATCGTCGGCCTGATCCTTTTCATTGCGTTCATGGAGCGGGCGCAGCGCAGGGTGCTGATCCAGTATCCCAAGCGAGCGAGCCAGCGCGGCATGATGCAGGCGGATCGGAGCCACTTGCCGCTCAAGCTCAACACCGCGGGCGTCATTCCGCCGATCTTCGCCAGCTCGCTGCTGCTGCTGCCGCTGACCATCACCCAGTTCGCGGGCAATTCGGTCAGCCCGGACAGCACGACGGGCAGCTTCATCGTCCTGCTCAACCAGTATCTGCAGCATGGCCAGCCGATCTATATGGCGCTCTATGCCGCGGGCATCATCTTCTTCACCTTCTTCTATACGGCGGTCGTCTTCAATCCCGAGGAAACCGCCGACAATCTGAAGAAGAACGGCGGGTTCGTTCCGGGCATCCGTCCGGGCAAGAACACGTCCGACTATCTGGACTACGTGCTCACCCGCATCACGGTGATCGGCGCGGCCTATCTGACCCTGGTCTGCGTCATTCCGGAATATATGATCGCGCAGACGGGCGTGCAGCTCTTCCTGGGCGGTACCAGCCTGCTGATCGTCGTGAACGTGACTGTGGACACCATTACCCAGATCCAGTCTCACCTGTTGGCCCATCAATATGGTGATCTTATCAAGAAGGCTAAACTCAAGGGCCGCTTGCGCTGA
- the rpsC gene encoding 30S ribosomal protein S3, producing the protein MGHKSNPIGLRLQINRTWDSRWYAEGRDYSRLLKEDIEIRKYIVENLPQAAISKVVIERPAKLCRVSIYAARPGVIIGKKGADIEKLRQKLSRMTESEVKLNIVEIRKPEIDAKLVAQGVADQLIRRVAFRRAMKRAVQSALRLGAEGIKITCGGRLGGAEIARVEWYREGRVPLHTLRANVDYAEAEALTAYGIIGIKVWIFKGEILGHDPMAQDRLMMEAQTSGVRPAR; encoded by the coding sequence ATGGGTCACAAGAGCAATCCGATCGGCCTGCGCCTGCAGATCAACCGCACCTGGGATAGCCGCTGGTACGCCGAAGGGCGCGACTACAGCCGGCTGCTCAAGGAAGATATCGAGATCCGCAAGTATATCGTCGAGAATCTTCCGCAGGCCGCGATCTCCAAGGTGGTGATCGAACGCCCGGCCAAGCTGTGCCGCGTGTCGATCTATGCCGCGCGTCCGGGCGTCATCATCGGCAAGAAGGGCGCCGACATCGAGAAGCTGCGCCAGAAGCTCTCCAGAATGACGGAGAGCGAGGTGAAGCTGAACATCGTCGAGATCCGCAAGCCGGAGATCGACGCCAAGCTCGTCGCGCAGGGCGTGGCCGATCAGCTCATTCGCCGCGTGGCGTTCCGCCGGGCGATGAAGCGCGCCGTGCAATCCGCCCTGCGTCTGGGCGCCGAGGGGATCAAGATCACCTGCGGCGGCCGTCTGGGCGGCGCGGAAATCGCGCGCGTCGAGTGGTATCGCGAAGGCCGCGTGCCGCTGCATACGCTGCGCGCCAATGTCGACTATGCCGAGGCCGAGGCGCTGACCGCCTATGGCATCATCGGCATCAAGGTGTGGATCTTCAAGGGCGAAATCCTCGGCCATGACCCGATGGCTCAGGATCGCCTGATGATGGAAGCCCAGACCTCCGGCGTGCGTCCCGCGCGCTGA
- the rpsQ gene encoding 30S ribosomal protein S17: MPKRILIGTVVSDKTDKTVTVKVERKVKHPLYGKIIRRSKKYHAHDEDNAYKAGETVRIEETRPISKTKTWRVIDRVQAGKGTAVEADV; this comes from the coding sequence ATGCCGAAACGTATCCTGATCGGGACCGTCGTCTCCGACAAGACCGACAAGACCGTGACCGTGAAGGTCGAACGGAAGGTGAAGCACCCGCTCTACGGGAAGATCATCCGCCGCTCGAAGAAGTATCATGCCCACGACGAGGACAACGCCTACAAGGCCGGCGAAACCGTGCGGATCGAGGAGACCCGCCCGATTTCGAAGACCAAGACCTGGCGGGTGATCGATCGCGTGCAGGCTGGCAAGGGCACGGCGGTCGAAGCCGACGTCTGA
- the rpmC gene encoding 50S ribosomal protein L29: MANTEDLRARTDDQLTADLSELKREQFNLRFQAATNQLERPARIREVRREIARIKTLQGERARAKA; the protein is encoded by the coding sequence ATGGCCAACACTGAAGACCTGCGCGCCAGGACCGACGATCAGCTGACGGCCGATCTGTCCGAGCTGAAGCGGGAACAGTTCAACCTGCGCTTCCAGGCCGCGACCAACCAGCTTGAGCGTCCTGCCCGGATCCGTGAGGTCCGCCGCGAGATCGCCCGCATCAAGACCCTGCAGGGCGAGCGCGCCCGCGCGAAGGCTTAA
- the rpmD gene encoding 50S ribosomal protein L30, with the protein MAKIKIKQIGSPIRRPESQKKILVGLGLGKMHRVVEVEDTPEVRGAIAKLPHMVAVLD; encoded by the coding sequence ATGGCGAAGATCAAGATCAAGCAGATCGGCTCTCCGATCCGTCGCCCGGAAAGCCAGAAGAAGATTCTGGTGGGGCTTGGCCTCGGCAAGATGCACCGGGTCGTGGAAGTCGAGGACACCCCGGAAGTGCGGGGCGCGATCGCGAAGCTGCCGCATATGGTGGCGGTTCTCGATTGA
- the rpsE gene encoding 30S ribosomal protein S5, translating into MADENNIEQTPAVEAPEAAGIAAAPQEEAREGRGRGRGRRDDRGERGGRGRRDDRRGRGGNEEEGGEELIEKLVHINRVSKTVKGGKRFGFAALVVVGDGKGRVGFGHGKAREVPEAITKATASAKKKMVRVPLKEGRTLHHDGKGRFGAGKVNVRSAPAGTGIIAGGPMRAVFESLGVADVVTKSVGTSNPYNMIRATFDALVSQTSPRSVAQRRGKKVADLLGRGGASEVEAEAEAAAIVE; encoded by the coding sequence ATGGCTGACGAAAACAATATCGAACAGACCCCGGCGGTCGAAGCTCCGGAAGCCGCTGGCATTGCCGCCGCTCCCCAGGAAGAGGCCCGTGAGGGCCGTGGTCGCGGCCGTGGCCGGCGTGACGACCGTGGCGAGCGCGGTGGCCGTGGGCGCCGCGACGACCGTCGCGGACGGGGCGGCAACGAGGAAGAGGGTGGCGAGGAGCTGATCGAGAAGCTCGTCCACATCAACCGCGTTTCCAAGACCGTGAAGGGCGGCAAGCGCTTCGGCTTCGCCGCGCTGGTCGTGGTCGGCGACGGCAAGGGCCGGGTGGGCTTCGGCCATGGCAAGGCCCGCGAAGTGCCGGAAGCGATCACCAAGGCGACTGCTTCGGCCAAGAAGAAGATGGTTCGCGTTCCGCTCAAGGAAGGTCGCACCCTGCATCATGACGGCAAGGGCCGTTTCGGCGCGGGCAAGGTCAATGTCCGTTCGGCTCCGGCCGGCACGGGCATCATCGCGGGCGGCCCGATGCGCGCCGTGTTCGAAAGCCTGGGCGTGGCGGATGTGGTGACAAAGTCGGTCGGCACCTCCAACCCCTACAACATGATCCGCGCCACCTTCGACGCGCTGGTCAGCCAGACCTCGCCGAGGTCGGTGGCGCAGCGGCGCGGCAAGAAGGTCGCCGACCTGCTCGGCCGTGGCGGCGCCAGCGAGGTCGAGGCGGAAGCCGAAGCCGCCGCGATTGTGGAGTGA